The Candidatus Nitrosocosmicus franklandus genome contains a region encoding:
- a CDS encoding DDE-type integrase/transposase/recombinase — protein sequence MISRNRTPSRYVYYGLHLYFSGLSLRKASERLSQMYKRNHVSIWNWIQKYRPQKLKASRRRILEYIVDETMLKVGSEYIWLWVAIEPANRQILALSISKERNMFVAERYLSNLIKVHGKHPVSTDGGTWYPMACQFLKLDHHIHSSYEKSVIERTMQYIKDRTESFDDYFPCRIKNCKLKHVRNWLRLFVDYHNNEIKHVN from the coding sequence ATGATTAGCAGAAACAGAACACCTTCAAGGTATGTGTATTATGGCTTACATTTGTACTTTTCAGGTTTATCTTTAAGAAAAGCCTCGGAAAGATTGTCTCAGATGTATAAAAGAAACCATGTCTCCATCTGGAATTGGATTCAAAAATACAGGCCTCAAAAATTGAAAGCATCAAGAAGAAGAATTCTAGAATATATTGTAGACGAGACAATGTTGAAGGTAGGGTCAGAATACATCTGGCTTTGGGTGGCGATAGAGCCTGCAAACAGACAGATCCTCGCACTTTCTATATCCAAAGAGAGAAACATGTTTGTTGCAGAAAGATATCTTTCTAATTTGATCAAAGTTCATGGAAAGCACCCAGTTTCTACAGATGGTGGGACTTGGTATCCCATGGCTTGTCAGTTTCTCAAACTCGATCACCATATTCATTCTTCTTACGAGAAAAGTGTAATCGAAAGAACGATGCAATATATCAAGGATAGAACCGAAAGTTTCGATGATTACTTTCCTTGTAGAATAAAGAACTGCAAGTTAAAGCATGTACGGAATTGGCTGCGGCTCTTTGTAGACTATCATAACAATGAAATAAAACATGTTAACTGA
- a CDS encoding PsbP-related protein, translated as MTLRTFDSPEFKIDYPSSWEIAPRNSTFPYYSSNTIVVLKPTGETNPLNITYLNISPLPIGTSLNPTAQSISRDNNSLNEIVSEEIAFLQDPESFYGDLNVEILDNNSTTVDKLPAKQFSYLIHELGTFDMETIVVHNDKQYQMHFTTPVLYASETLPKVKQIIQSFKFNT; from the coding sequence GTGACGCTAAGGACATTTGACAGTCCAGAATTTAAGATAGACTATCCATCAAGTTGGGAAATAGCTCCAAGAAATTCGACTTTCCCGTATTATAGTTCAAATACTATAGTAGTTTTAAAACCAACAGGAGAAACAAATCCCCTAAATATTACTTACCTTAATATTTCTCCCCTTCCTATTGGCACATCGTTAAATCCAACGGCCCAATCAATATCACGAGATAATAACAGTTTAAATGAAATTGTCTCAGAAGAGATTGCATTCTTACAAGATCCTGAATCATTCTACGGCGATCTGAACGTTGAAATCCTTGATAACAACTCGACAACAGTAGATAAATTACCTGCAAAGCAATTTTCATATCTTATTCACGAGCTTGGAACATTTGATATGGAAACTATTGTTGTTCACAACGATAAACAATATCAAATGCATTTCACTACACCTGTTTTATATGCATCAGAAACATTGCCAAAGGTAAAACAAATAATTCAGAGTTTTAAATTCAATACCTAA